The following proteins come from a genomic window of Macadamia integrifolia cultivar HAES 741 chromosome 14, SCU_Mint_v3, whole genome shotgun sequence:
- the LOC122060680 gene encoding uncharacterized protein LOC122060680, translating into MEERRSEGDDMDNGDREALDRGPPPQGPEVNASTRSYARAVGLASWPAIDSLPEPIQAGNITRIVIPQNDYEAKRQNFRFALIGRVNFRLLSLDDLRQEARDNWKLNQGVVMHPLGKGYVIFQFRCEGDKAAIWRRTPLRVRGQLIRLQHWRPDFNIHEKNSFTKLVWVRFPDLPLEYWHDNVLLSIAKAVGRPVTLDNHTRQGILGYFARVLVEVDSSEAATRVEEVQVERFEPGTTKIFGFRQRVIYEDNCAKCGFCKRMGHQVKNCRLKKMEDEKQSARDNVRVPGAILKNKGELLIEEGNGSAGQSHNKISSQLPNIEEGVIQINLNPANTNLPILETVGLAQERAESEKDSSDDVDGSDSVSESDLESDSDQNSGSKESGPYQVRSSPVYDTVDTSQQEVSLARVSQGPVRMSSRTKRTGLIQGSSRGGLTSRGGRISSSGYGPAPTSTISRREIAVMGAQAVDRAVLLGEQGKTVGEKKGKKKKGGGQTSISDKIADSTS; encoded by the exons ATGGAAGAGAGGCGCTCTGAAGGTGATGATATGGATAATGGTGATCGTGAGGCTTTGGATCGAGGACCCCCTCCTCAGGGGCCGGAGGTGAATGCATCTACTCGTTCTTATGCAAGGGCGGTAGGTCTCGCCTCATGGCCTGCAATTGATTCGCTCCCAGAGCCGATTCAAGCAGGAAATATTACAAGAATCGTCATACCACAGAATGATTATGAAGCAAAGAGACAGAATTTCAGGTTTGCTCTAATAGGCCGTGTAAATTTTCGTCTTTTATCTTTGGATGATTTACGTCAAGAGGCAAGAGATAACTGGAAATTGAATCAAGGGGTTGTGATGCACCCTCTGGGAAAAGGCTATGTCATTTTTCAATTTCGATGTGAGGGTGATAAGGCGGCTATTTGGAGAAGAACCCCTTTGCGTGTGCGTGGACAGTTAATTCGGCTTCAACACTGGAGACCGGACTTTAACATCCATGAGAAAAATTCCTTCACGAAACTCGTGTGGGTTCGTTTCCCAGACCTTCccttggaatattggcatgataATGTCCTTCTCTCCATTGCGAAGGCGGTGGGACGTCCAGTTACCCTGGATAATCATACTAGACAAGGAATTTTGGGATATTTTGCCCGAGTGCTGGTTGAAGTTGATAGCTCGGAAGCTGCTACTCGGGTTGAGGAGGTTCAGGTAGAGAGATTTGAACCAGGTACTACTAAGATTTTTGGTTTTCGTCAGCGAGTAATATATGAAGATAATTGTGCAAAGTGTGGTTTCTGTAAGCGGATGGGTCATCAAGTAAAAAATTGTCGACTCAAAAAGATGGAGGATGAGAAGCAGAGTGCTCGTGACAATGTAAGGGTACCAGGTGCG attttgaaaaataaaggggAGTTACTTATTGAAGAGGGAAACGGCTCTGCTGGACAATCTCATAATAAAATATCTTCTCAACTTCCAAATATAGAAGAAGGTgtgattcaaattaatttgaatccGGCTAATACAAATCTCCCAATTTTGGAAACTGTGGGATTAGCGCAGGAGAGAGCTGAGTCAGAGAAGGACTCTAGTGATGATGTGGATGGGTCTGATTCGGTTTCTGAATCAGACTTAGAATCTGATTCAGACCAGAATTCTGGTTCAAAAGAGAGTGGACCGTATCAGGTCCGATCTTCCCCAGTCTATGATACGGTGGATACTTCTCAGCAGGAAGTCTCTTTGGCGAGGGTGTCGCAGGGTCCTGTGAGAATGTCATCGCGTACAAAGAGAACGGGACTGATTCAGGGATCCAGTCGGGGCGGCCTGACGAGCAGGGGTGGTCGGATCTCTTCCTCTGGGTATGGTCCGGCCCCTACCTCTACAATTAGTAGAAGGGAGATTGCTGTGATGGGTGCTCAGGCAGTGGATAGAGCTGTTTTGCTAGGTGAGCAGGGTAAAacagtgggagaaaaaaaggggaagaagaaaaaaggaggaggTCAGACATCTATATCTGACAAGATCGCGGACTCAACAAGTTGA